A window of Diabrotica virgifera virgifera chromosome 9, PGI_DIABVI_V3a contains these coding sequences:
- the LOC126891451 gene encoding uncharacterized protein LOC126891451 — MKRVHPSGASKRKKKERKSFEIKQSSKSLNLWLAGSSSNPANNEKSQAGNEDQIKPPSIQAEATVTTSSGGSENKREETTTSNQKFLDLNLDHPKTSLTHFDRNSSISSDSDSEISDEESQQDTLDASKQNLGCFICPNESDHIGIKKAFMEKHPIQVHEGKGAKLPFDPSKLYYRLLPNGEKIHRKWLFYSIELNKVYCSCCMAFGGKDNRDSTFITGHDVTPKHIYKSVETHENSHYHELAAKAAFQCLKGRDIESLLAGNQSKQREREVHTRRLVVQRLIDIFLFLGRQGIATEGTKQKGPTHLTL; from the exons ATGAAACGTGTGCACCCAAGTGGTGCaagtaaaagaaaaaagaagGAGAGGAAATCTTTCGAAATAAAACAAAgttcaaaaagtttgaatttatGGTTAGCTGGTTCCAGTTCCAATCCTGCAAACAATGAAAAATCGCAAGCAG GAAACGAAGATCAAATTAAGCCTCCTTCAATCCAAGCAGAGGCTACTGTAACTACTTCGTCTGGTGGGAGTGAAAATAAGAGGGAAGAAACTACTACTAGCAATCAAAAATTCCTAGACCTAAATCTAGATCACCCCAAAACGTCATTGACGCATTTCGACAGGAATTCGTCGATAAGCTCTGACTCTGATTCAGAAATCAGCGATGAAGAATCTCAACAAGACACGCTTGATGCTTCTAAGCAAAACCTTGGTTGTTTCATATGTCCAAATGAAAGTGATCACATTGGAATAAAAAAAGCTTTTATGGAAAAACATCCAATCCAAGTTCATGAGGGAAAAGGAGCTAAACTTCCGTTTGATCCATCCAAACTCTACTATCGTCTTTTGCCAAATGGGGAAAAAATACACAGAAAATGGTTATTTTATTCCATTGAGCTCAACAAAGTATATTGTTCTTGTTGTATGGCTTTCGGAGGCAAAGATAACAGAGATTCCACATTTATTACTGGACACGATGTTACACCAAAACACATTTATAAATCGGTAGAAACTCATGAAAACTCCCATTATCATGAACTTGCGGCCAAGGCAGCTTTTCAATGCCTAAAAGGTCGTGATATTGAGAGTCTTCTAGCGGGGAACCAATCTAAACAACGAGAAAGAGAAGTTCACACAAGAAGATTAGTTGTTCAACGTTTGATTGACATATTTTTATTTCTGGGTAGACAAGGCATTGCTACAGAGGGGACAAAGCAGAAGGGGCCTACTCACTTGACTCTGTAG
- the LOC126891452 gene encoding uncharacterized protein LOC126891452 produces MVANYDVILQNHVKQCIEESKKHKQKTIEKRKLVGKSTKRQYGRGSLITFLSKSFINKLIKTIATIGRNIILKDLKDSIIYSVMVDSTQDVAVMDQLAICVRYVVQGKVYERLLEMTVIDDSSGQALYERITSELAKHGIQASNIVACSFDGASNMKGCYNGLQAHFKKAHENMIYTHCMAHVLNLVVADSTVKLLQAENLFGLVEESAVFLSSSYKRMAVWEKETKKQHTAHDKLYRLQKIGATRWWSKHKALSSIIDESVLRSGEIATDKLTNVITVFKEISDGNFDCKSRYMARNLASQWAKFENLFISFVLLDMFLVITPVSKYLQTKTLDYAIAWDLVQTLLKQINEKRNDKYFEFLYTKTKEYATAVNSKLEDSNIDLELQLDFTERRISKKKRMPGEQSSDDAPEISVAQHFNHVFFNMLDCARTSIEERFCPNREILEDLSWLNPRKFNDIMTIKDFPAGVLSCISKLCNVERSILLIELKQFADQYKSFIKVVNTQDEQIPDEESNKAEEILKDRELDSEPESEQDNFRGF; encoded by the coding sequence ATGGTTGCAAACTATGACGTCATTTTACAAAACCATGTGAAACAGTGCATTGAGGAGAGTAAGAAACATAAGCAAAAAACAATTGAGAAAAGAAAACTTGTCGGAAAGTCAACCAAAAGACAATACGGGCGAGGCTCTTTGATCACATTTTTGTCCAAATCGTTTATAAACAAGCTAATTAAAACGATTGCTACAATCGGACGTAATATCATATTGAAAGACCTCAAAGATAGTATTATTTACAGCGTGATGGTAGACTCTACCCAAGATGTGGCAGTGATGGACCAATTAGCTATATGCGTACGCTACGTTGTCCAAGGAAAGGTTTATGAAAGACTACTAGAGATGACTGTTATTGATGACTCTAGTGGACAAGCATTGTACGAGCGAATAACATCGGAATTAGCAAAGCACGGAATTCAAGCATCAAATATAGTTGCGTGTTCATTCGACGGGGCAAGTAATATGAAAGGGTGTTACAATGGCTTACAGGCTCACTTCAAAAAGGCACATGAAAATATGATTTATACTCACTGTATGGCTCACGTCTTAAACTTAGTAGTAGCTGACTCGACAGTAAAGTTGCTTCAAGCAGAAAACTTATTTGGATTGGTAGAGGAATCTGCAGTTTTTCTGAGTTCATCTTACAAACGAATGGCAGTGTGGGAGAAAGAAACAAAAAAACAACATACCGCTCACGACAAACTTTATAGACTGCAAAAAATAGGAGCCACTAGGTGGTGGAGTAAACATAAGGCTCTGTCATCGATAATTGATGAAAGTGTTTTAAGGAGCGGGGAAATTGCCACGGACAAATTAACTAACGTCATTACCGTATTCAAAGAAATATCTGATGGTAATTTTGATTGCAAATCCAGATATATGGCCAGAAATTTGGCAAGTCAATGGGCGAAATTTGAAAACCTATTTATTTCATTCGTTTTACTAGATATGTTTCTTGTTATAACGCCTGTTTCGAAATATTTGCAAACTAAAACATTGGACTACGCTATTGCTTGGGATTTGGTTCAAACACTACTTAAACAGATCAATGAAAAAAGAAATgacaaatattttgaatttttgtacaCGAAAACAAAAGAGTATGCGACTGCTGTTAACAGTAAATTGGAAGATAGCAATATTGATTTGGAATTACAATTGGACTTTACGGAAAGAAGAATTTCAAAGAAAAAACGAATGCCTGGGGAACAATCAAGTGATGATGCTCCTGAAATATCAGTAGCTCAACATTTCAATCAtgtatttttcaatatgttagaCTGTGCTAGAACAAGCATAGAAGAAAGATTTTGCCCAAACAGAGAAATTTTAGAGGACCTTTCTTGGTTAAATCCAAGAAAATTTAATGACATAATGACGATTAAAGACTTTCCGGCTGGAGTCCTCTCTTGTATCTCAAAACTTTGCAATGTTGAAAGAAGTATATTATTAATAGAACTTAAACAATTTGCAGATCAGTACAAAAGTTTCATAAAAGTTGTAAACACTCAAGATGAACAGATCCCAGACGAAGAATCAAACAAAGCAGAAGAAATTTTAAAAGACCGTGAACTCGATTCGGAACCTGAATCAGAACAAGACAATTTTCGTGGTTTCTGA